The DNA window TCACACAACTTTTCTTGCCGTTCTGTTTTCATGGACACTTCTCTTTTTTCCCTTATAGAAAACAAATATTTCACAAATCTATACAAGAAATCTTATTAAAGAAAGTTATAAAAAGGGTCTGCAATTTGCTTTTAGATCACTAAGACTAATGAGTGAGTGGAGTAAAATTTACACCAAAAAAAAACCAGGACAAACGTAGAGACTTCGAAACTCTGAAAAAGTAGGGGTGAAGTTGTTGATGCTGTTTTCTCTTTCAAGCCATTTCAACCTAAAGAAGCCTCTAATATTGGAGTTGTAGAAGcttcttttccttcttgaaAGGGTGACCAATCAAAAGGGAATTTTAGTAAGGACTTCATATCACCTCAGAGGGCTATTTGAAGGTTGCTTGTAAACAAGGATGGTTTATTTCTCCTTTGCGGCATCCTTCTTCCAGAAACATAGCAAATCTTGCAACGGTGAAGATTATGAGGAAAAATCTGTGTATGTTGATGCCTCCATGACCTCCTTTGATATTTGGGCTTGTCAACTTCCATATTGCGACTGATAAAATCATAATAGAGGGAATGTAGCATGAAGGAGCCCGATGGATTCATCATCCATATTAAACATCCTTAACTGTCTAGAGAAATACCTCCGTTAGCAAATGTGACAAAGATGCCTATTCTTTAATTCCTTCCTCTTTGTGATGTCTTCTGAAGTTTAGAACCCAACTTTTCTCCAAGGGTCTccaaacttaattaaatatgcTTCTTTTTCAGTTTGAGAGATAGTAGAGCTTTGGAATTTTGATTGGAGGCGTACACTGTTCAACCATCTATCTTGTCAAAATGGGGTGGAGAATCCAAATCCATGCTTATGAGTGAACCTAGGTTTTCATGGAAATTGTCAACAAAGTCAGCATGGAAAATCCTTCTCTTCTTGGTTTGGTGTGTCAAGTTCACTATCCACCCAAagaaagactttttttttttttttttattttttttttttttgggagaacTTGACATCATTCTGTAGAGACCCCATAGCCCTAAGCTGCTTGAAGGATTCAAGCACCTTATACCAGTAAAAGAACCTGTGATGTAGTAATAGGTACAATATGAAACCGGGATACATGAACCACGTTTATTAGATGAAGACTAGAAAAAACCTGAGAGCCTTAAAAAGGACAAACAGGATTAACGAGACTAGTGTTGTTTTGTCTGCTTTAACACTTACGTTGAAAATGTTCTCTTTTATTATGTTGGACATTGTTAACCCTCCAATAGTGAATGTACGTTAGAAGAGGCATAAAGGGAAATGTATCTGCTAAAAGTTAGTTAGTATGGTCGACACTTGTATATAAAGTAGTAAAGATGTAATAGTGAGGTGGAGAGGGCGAGAAGTTGGCCTCCTAGAATTAATAGCAAGCCAGGATTATATAAATTGATCCATGTGAGGAATAGAGAACATTGGTGTTAGTTCCCATCACATCTGACACTCGTGATCTTTTGCATCCAATGGATAAATAAACCTTAGATTGCAATAGCTCCTTTTGGAAATCAGCCTTCAGCCTGACATCTTTCTAGATGTTGATTTATTAACATCGTTCTAACAACttttattgtttctttttcaggTGTAGAGAAACTTCAGCTTCTTGTAATTGTTTCTGGATACTACGATGCACGGAAAAACTTCAAGGTTGAAATAGATAGGCCTTTAGTCAAACTATGGGATACggataaatttcaaatttaatcctTATGCTCTTTTCTATCTCCCCACTCCTTGTGATTCCTTTCTGCCTATCTTTCTATCTAATTGTTTAGTTTCTAATTACCTTCAATCTAGTTAGCCGTGTTTAAATTCTACAATTACACTGTTGGCATTGCATTCTGTTTCGACTTGTGAGATGAGTAACGGAAGAATTTAGATGGAATGGACTAGATTGAAAAcaaaatggaaataaaatataatcaaaaGGTTTAGGTGTCTTTCTATTATATGCATGTGTCTAGAATTTAGAGCTCGTTATTTCTTTCTCCGTTACCATGACCCAACCTCTCTCTTCTGTCTTATCTCCcattttctcctttcttttttttttttggttgtcCTTTATCATATCTTTAACTTGACAAatcaattaaactaaaatttttcCTTCATTAGAATGGCTGTATATTTAAACCAACATTCAAGGATAACTGTGCTTTGTTCTATGTTTCCAGttttgagaaacttgcattaCTAACTGATTTTATGTTGCTACTTCTTCCCTCCTATTTCTATCTACCGTGCATATCGCGTAATTAAGAGGGAGATCCTAGCCGTCGCTGATTCTTTGGAGCTTATGCAGAAGCTGATCGTCTTTTTAAATACTGATACCTCCCAGTCACAACTACCCCTGAAAGTTCTTCATCAGACAggtaatttttcttcttcttcttcatcatcctGGAAAAGTATTTGCAGGATAACATCAACAGGTGGCGCAGCTGATAGCTTCTAGCATCAGTCCGTTGAATTATTTATGCCTTTTCACTTGACATACCATTGAAATGCGTACTTTTTCATGGTTGCCATGCAGGTCTCACGGATGAAATTAGAGCATTTGAGATTAATAAGATTGCATCAAGGAGGACTATCGAACGCATATTGGAAGAATTTTGTCAGAAATGCTAATCTGAGTGGCACAGATACGCAAAGCTACTTATCAACTTCCTTTTTTAAgcgtaatttaatttaattgtgcCTTTCGCATAAATTTTACAGTAGATTTTGATCGTTGATGTAAGTGGAATTGGCATATGAAAAACCAATAGTGGAGTTTAAATGAGATTGTATGGATTATTTAGATGGTAACATACAACTGTAATGGTCAAAGagtgaaagaagaaagaaaagagtggTCACACATAGATAAAGAGAGGGTAGTGTCAAGTTTAGAGATAAGTATTCTAgtaaaagagagaatgtgatgAGAAAAGGTTGGATCAAACTTTATTAACAAAGGCATGATATATGCGCAAGCCTCCCTTCCATCTGCCACCCCAGATTTCATAAAGGCCAAAGTACAGGGTGGTGTCCTCAGCTGAGCTTGGAATATTGATCTCGAAATTGCTGGGAAAGTTGACAGCCTTCGTTTTGAGATCCCTGGTATTGAAATAAAGCCTCTTCCAAGCGTAGGATCCTGACTCTCCAACCTTAGCCATCAGGAACACTGGACTGTTATCCCACCCAAACGCATCAGGCTTTAGGCCGACTTTGAACCCAATCCTATATTTGCTCCCTGCTTTTGCCCCCTTGTATATTGCTTTTACTTCAAGCCATGTCACTTTGATTGCTTCTGCATAGCTCTCTTCCCTAATTGCAATTCATTCATtccaatttcattcatatatatatcccattcatatatataattacaaGGCATGGTGGGTGCTTACTCTATGTTTCCCTTCTCAATTTCCCACTGAGTGTCATCGGAGCCCCATGCTATTTTCAGGTCTCGTGGTGGTATAATTACATTCTCATGTTCATCTTTCTCCTGCCATCATtttatatcatatcatatataaatgtCTTTCCATTACTCACTGATTGAGTTTCATGCAAAGTAAAAACATTAGAATTTCAGGAACCCCCcgccccaccccccccccccccccccaaaaaataaataaataaaacagaGACGTACACTTGGAGCcgtatatttctttttcttctcagctTGTCCTCCTCCTCCACTCATTGATTGTAagcttcttttgtttcttt is part of the Benincasa hispida cultivar B227 unplaced genomic scaffold, ASM972705v1 Contig588, whole genome shotgun sequence genome and encodes:
- the LOC120069794 gene encoding protein PHLOEM PROTEIN 2-LIKE A9-like, which produces MSGGGGQAEKKKKYTAPSEKDEHENVIIPPRDLKIAWGSDDTQWEIEKGNIEEESYAEAIKVTWLEVKAIYKGAKAGSKYRIGFKVGLKPDAFGWDNSPVFLMAKVGESGSYAWKRLYFNTRDLKTKAVNFPSNFEINIPSSAEDTTLYFGLYEIWGGRWKGGLRIYHAFVNKV